One segment of Purpureocillium takamizusanense chromosome 7, complete sequence DNA contains the following:
- the AFG1_1 gene encoding Peroxisome-assembly ATPase (COG:S~EggNog:ENOG503NV41) — protein sequence MAAALACLSHADTIKITATSKTTFDPSTVRAKQGDVLEFHFQSRNHSVVSGAYENPCSPLRLGTGFFSGFVPVQSGESNQTFRVTVTNTDPTPFYSSQGDECIRGMVGIINPSGDKTLEKYRSRAVTLAASVTPGNNAYGGDMVDNNNNPDNMVCTDNKNPPKNGNPARGMAGVLQVPITCLLGGLSMAVWMA from the exons ATGGcggctgccctggcctgcctgtccCACGCCGACACCATCAAGATCACTGCAACGAGCAAAACCACGTTCGACCCCTCCACTGTCCGAGCCAAGCAAGGCGACGTCCTCGAATTCCACTTCCAATCCCGAAACCACAGCGTGGTCTCGGGCGCATATGAGAACCCATGCTCTCCTCTGCGCCTCGGCACtggcttcttctccggctTCGTGCCCGTCCAGAGTGGCGAGTCG AACCAGACATTCCGCGTCACTGTGACTAACACGGACCCAACGCCCTTCTACTCGTCACAAGGCGACGAGTGTATCAGAGGCATGGTTGGCATCATCAATCCCAGCGGCGACAAGACCCTTGAAAAGTACAGGAGCAGAGCCGTGACCCTGGCTGCCTCTGTTACGCCCGGCAACAACGCGTATGGCGGGGACATGGTTgataacaacaacaacccgGACAATATGGTCTGCACCGACAACAAGAACCCGCCCAAAAATGGGAACCCGGCCCGTGGGATGGCTGGTGTGCTCCAAGTGCCCATCACGTGTCTTCTCGGGGGCCTGAGCATGGCGGTTTGGATGGCATGA